Genomic window (Dictyoglomus thermophilum H-6-12):
GTACATTGGTTAACTGGTACTGCATCCAGTGTTATGGTGGCATGTGTAGAGGGTATTTTAGGGCTTCAGCCCGATTATGATGGATTGAGAATAGATCCATGTATACCTTCCCATTGGAAAGAATTTTACATGGAGAGGATCTTTAGAGGTAAAAAGTTGAGAATAAAAGTGGAAAATTCTGCTGGGGTTCAAAAGGGAGTTAAAAAGATAATAATAAATGGTAAAGAGCTTGAGGGCAATTTTATTTCTGAATCTGAGATGAAAGACGAGAACGATGTATTGGTCATTATGGGATAAAAGGGAGGTAAAAATATGAGATTTGGATATTTTGACGACAAAAATAGAGAATATGTTATCACTGATCCTAAAACTCCATTTCCATGGATAAACTATCTTGGTGTTGATAATTTCTTTTCTCTCATATCTAACACTGGTGGTGGTTATTGTTTTTATAAAGATGCAAGACTAAGAAGAATATTAAGATTTAGATATAATAACGTACCAATAGATAATGGTGGAAGATATTTTTACATATGGGAAAATGGAGATTTTTGGTCTCCTACTTGGAAGCCTGTAAAGAAAGAACTTGATAAATATGAATGTAGACATGGACTTTCTTATACAAGAATTCTTGGGGAGAGAAATGGGATTTCTGCTCAGGTATTGTTTTTTGTACCCCTTAAAGAGAATTGCGAAATACATTATCTAAAATTAAGAAATAACAGTGGAGTGAGGAGAAGTTTAAAACTTTTTTCTTTTGTGGAATGGTGTTTATGGAATGCTTGGGATGATCAAACTAACTTTCAAAGAAATCTTAGTACAGGAGAGGTAGAAATAGAGGGGTCTGTAATTTATCATAAGACTGAATATAGAGAGAGGAGAAATCATTACGCCTTTTATTCGGTAAATGTTCCCATTCAAGGATTTGATACTGATAGAGATACCTTCATAGGTATGTATAATGGATTTGAGGCGCCAAGGGCAGTGGTAGAAGGAAGACCTTATAATTCTGTAGCTGAGGGTTGGTCGCCTATTGCTTCTCATTATATTGAAGTAGACCTTGAGCCTGGAGAAGTAAAAGACTTTGTTTTTGTACTTGGTTATGTGGAGAATCCTGAAGAGGAAAAGTGGGAAAGACCTGGGGTGATTAACAAGAAAAGGGCCTATGAGATTATAAATAAATTTAAAACATCTCAAGATGTAGAGAAAGCTTTTTGGGATTTGAGAAACTACTGGAATGATATTCTTTCAAAATATCAGGTGAATCATAGTGATGAGATCTTAGCTCGTATGGTTAATATCTGGAATCAATATCAATGTATGATCACCTTTAATGTAGCAAGAAGTGCTTCTTACTTTGAATCGGGCATAAGTAGGGGTATTGGTTTTAGAGATTCTAACCAGGATATTCTTGGTGCAGTACATATGATTCCAGAAAGAGTAAGAGAGAGGATTCTTGATCTTGCATCTACTATGTTTGAGGATGGTAGTTGTTATCATCAGTACCAGCCTTTGACTAAAAGAGGAAATAATGAGATAGGGAGTGGATTTAATGACGATCCTTTATGGATCATCTTATCTACAGGTGCTTACATAAAGGAGACAGGTGATTATAGTATATTAAGAGAAGTCATTCCATATAACAATGATGAGAGTAAAAAGGGAACATTGTTTGAGCATATTAAGAGAGCTTATCATCATGTGACAAATAATCTTGGTCCTCATGGTTTACCTCTTATTGGGAGAGCGGATTGGAATGATTGTTTAAATCTCAACTGTTTCTCTAAAAATCCCGATGAGTCTTTTCAAACCACATCTAATGTTGAGGGTGGAACAGCAGAATCAGTATTCATAGCAGGGTTATTTGTTTTTGCAACTCCTGATTATGTAAGAATGTGCGAGGAAATGGGAGAGAAAGAAGAGGCAGAATGGGCTAAAAAGGC
Coding sequences:
- a CDS encoding GH36-type glycosyl hydrolase domain-containing protein; the protein is MRFGYFDDKNREYVITDPKTPFPWINYLGVDNFFSLISNTGGGYCFYKDARLRRILRFRYNNVPIDNGGRYFYIWENGDFWSPTWKPVKKELDKYECRHGLSYTRILGERNGISAQVLFFVPLKENCEIHYLKLRNNSGVRRSLKLFSFVEWCLWNAWDDQTNFQRNLSTGEVEIEGSVIYHKTEYRERRNHYAFYSVNVPIQGFDTDRDTFIGMYNGFEAPRAVVEGRPYNSVAEGWSPIASHYIEVDLEPGEVKDFVFVLGYVENPEEEKWERPGVINKKRAYEIINKFKTSQDVEKAFWDLRNYWNDILSKYQVNHSDEILARMVNIWNQYQCMITFNVARSASYFESGISRGIGFRDSNQDILGAVHMIPERVRERILDLASTMFEDGSCYHQYQPLTKRGNNEIGSGFNDDPLWIILSTGAYIKETGDYSILREVIPYNNDESKKGTLFEHIKRAYHHVTNNLGPHGLPLIGRADWNDCLNLNCFSKNPDESFQTTSNVEGGTAESVFIAGLFVFATPDYVRMCEEMGEKEEAEWAKKAAEDMINAINNYGWDGEWFLRAYDFFGRKVGSKECEEGKIFIEPQGICTMAGIGKEDGRAKLALDSCIKYLDTKYGMVLQQPAYSKYYLELGEISSYPPGYKENAGIFCHNNPWVGIGETVIGRGWRAFEVYKKITPAYFEDESEIHRMEPYVYCQMVAGKDAKRHGEGKNSWLTGTASWAFVLISQYILGIRPDYDGLRVDPCVPEDWKEFRVVRKYRGSVYDIKVLNPEGRSKGVKRIFVDGKEISGNLLPIFNDGKVHEVVVEMG